The following proteins come from a genomic window of Miscanthus floridulus cultivar M001 chromosome 2, ASM1932011v1, whole genome shotgun sequence:
- the LOC136540149 gene encoding probable RNA-binding protein ARP1 isoform X2, which produces MMAPLPLAQQPPAGAAFGDTTLTKVFVGGLAWETHKDTLRAHFERYGDILEAVIISDKLTGRSKGYGFVTFKEADAAKKACEDATPVINGRRANCNLASLGAKPRPQPPHILHPLPSPPATPAPRAPALPSPNQPTPAIAVGSRGVSPVPWYYHPSTTPPPPPPPAAHYAHRAHQQYHGVLPFYPAATTYGYSPNYVADLSYNAVGQAAAAAGTAGSYLQGHFAYPAAAQGGLVAAAPNGMMPVYPFYHYQYHHASQGLGVPAAHFFPPVSAAAVAAVTTVPAIVSKPTVMAAAPKVEQVTGCS; this is translated from the exons ATGATGGCGCCACTGCCGCTGGCACAGCAGCCGCCGGCGGGGGCGGCGTTCGGGGACACCACGCTCACCAAGGTGTTCGTGGGCGGGCTGGCGTGGGAGACCCACAAGGACACCCTCCGCGCGCACTTCGAGCGCTACGGCGACATCCTCGAGGCCGTCATCATCTCCGACAAGCTCACCGGCCGCTCCAAGGGCTACGGCTTC GTGACGTTCAAGGAGGCGGATGCGGCCAAGAAGGCGTGCGAGGACGCCACCCCCGTCATCAACGGGCGCCGCGCCAACTGCAACCTCGCCTCCCTCGGCGCCAAGCCGCGGCCCCAGCCGCCGCACATCCTCCACCCCTTGCCCTCGCCGCCGGCCACCCCGGCTCCGCGCGCGCCTGCGCTCCCCTCCCCAAACCAGCCCACGCCAG CCATCGCGGTGGGATCCAGGGGCGTGTCGCCGGTGCCATGGTACTACCACCCCTCCACGAcgccccctccgccgccgccgccggccgcgcaCTACGCCCACCGCGCGCACCAGCAGTACCACGGCGTGCTCCCATTCtaccccgccgccaccacctacGG GTACTCCCCGAATTACGTCGCGGACCTGAGCTACAATGCG GTAGGCCaagcggcggcggctgccggcACGGCCGGGTCGTACCTACAGGGGCACTTCGCGTACCCGGCGGCAGCGCAGGGCGGCCTGGTGGCAGCGGCGCCCAACGGCATGATGCCGGTGTACCCGTTCTACCACTACCAGTACCACCACGCCTCGCAGGGTCTGGGCGTCCCCGCCGCGCACTTCTTCCCCCCGGTCTCCgcagccgccgtcgccgccgtcacCACCGTCCCGGCCATCGTCTCCAAGCCCACCGTCATGGCCGCCGCTCCCAAAG TGGAGCAGGTGACGGGTTGCAGCTGA
- the LOC136540149 gene encoding probable RNA-binding protein ARP1 isoform X1 — protein MMAPLPLAQQPPAGAAFGDTTLTKVFVGGLAWETHKDTLRAHFERYGDILEAVIISDKLTGRSKGYGFVTFKEADAAKKACEDATPVINGRRANCNLASLGAKPRPQPPHILHPLPSPPATPAPRAPALPSPNQPTPAIAVGSRGVSPVPWYYHPSTTPPPPPPPAAHYAHRAHQQYHGVLPFYPAATTYGYSPNYVADLSYNAKVGQAAAAAGTAGSYLQGHFAYPAAAQGGLVAAAPNGMMPVYPFYHYQYHHASQGLGVPAAHFFPPVSAAAVAAVTTVPAIVSKPTVMAAAPKVEQVTGCS, from the exons ATGATGGCGCCACTGCCGCTGGCACAGCAGCCGCCGGCGGGGGCGGCGTTCGGGGACACCACGCTCACCAAGGTGTTCGTGGGCGGGCTGGCGTGGGAGACCCACAAGGACACCCTCCGCGCGCACTTCGAGCGCTACGGCGACATCCTCGAGGCCGTCATCATCTCCGACAAGCTCACCGGCCGCTCCAAGGGCTACGGCTTC GTGACGTTCAAGGAGGCGGATGCGGCCAAGAAGGCGTGCGAGGACGCCACCCCCGTCATCAACGGGCGCCGCGCCAACTGCAACCTCGCCTCCCTCGGCGCCAAGCCGCGGCCCCAGCCGCCGCACATCCTCCACCCCTTGCCCTCGCCGCCGGCCACCCCGGCTCCGCGCGCGCCTGCGCTCCCCTCCCCAAACCAGCCCACGCCAG CCATCGCGGTGGGATCCAGGGGCGTGTCGCCGGTGCCATGGTACTACCACCCCTCCACGAcgccccctccgccgccgccgccggccgcgcaCTACGCCCACCGCGCGCACCAGCAGTACCACGGCGTGCTCCCATTCtaccccgccgccaccacctacGG GTACTCCCCGAATTACGTCGCGGACCTGAGCTACAATGCG AAGGTAGGCCaagcggcggcggctgccggcACGGCCGGGTCGTACCTACAGGGGCACTTCGCGTACCCGGCGGCAGCGCAGGGCGGCCTGGTGGCAGCGGCGCCCAACGGCATGATGCCGGTGTACCCGTTCTACCACTACCAGTACCACCACGCCTCGCAGGGTCTGGGCGTCCCCGCCGCGCACTTCTTCCCCCCGGTCTCCgcagccgccgtcgccgccgtcacCACCGTCCCGGCCATCGTCTCCAAGCCCACCGTCATGGCCGCCGCTCCCAAAG TGGAGCAGGTGACGGGTTGCAGCTGA